CTGCCTGATCAGCCTCTGGCCCTGCAGCGTGGTGTGCTGCTGGAGCATCTCGAAGTTGTACTTCTCATCCGTGGCGTGCTGGTCCACGATGAAGAGGTCCGCGTCCAGTTTGGTGATAATAAACCCCAAGTTAAACTGACCGATGACTTCCATCTCTGCAAACATTGTTTTACTGCATGGAGAAAACATTAATTGTGAGACAGTTTAAAAGActatttttctgattaaaaaaaatcaagaaccaCAATAACAGGTGATCAATAAGTGCTTGTTGAGTTACTTAAaatctctgtttttaaaatcGCAGTTAACTTCACTTTTTGAGGGCTGACAGAATGCAAAGGTAAAGGACAAGCAGCTTTCACTCGGGCACCTGACGTGTGCGTCCCTATCCAGCACACCTGCTGTGACTGTGTGAGTGCACGTGCACGTGAAAGAACCTGGTTCTCTTCACTGCATCCAAGTTCACAGTTTCACCAGATGACATGCAAAGTTCACTCCAATTAATTACACACTGCTGAAAGGAAATATTTCCTGAAGACCTTTCTCAATGTAAGCTAGGCACTATGAATAGCAAAGGAATTACATAACATAGAAGTCTTGAAGAATTTATACTCTAGCCCagctgtggctctgtggttgaacgttgacctatgaaccaggaggtcacagttcgattttgggtcagggcacatgactgggttgcgggctcgatccccagtgggggtgggggggtgcaggaggcaaccaatcaatgatcctctctccctctcccttcctctctgaaataaataaaaatatattaaaaacagaaagaacttATACTCTAAATCAGGCAAAGCCTATGTGGTCCACACTAAAAGTGCTACAAAAGTTCAGTGTCATTACACAGCTGCACTGTGTTCAGTCAACCGCAAGGCAAAGTTTAGAAAGACAAAagttaagccctagccagtttggctcagtggatggagtgtcggcctgcagtcttgagggtcccgggttcgattctggccaagggcatgtaccttggttgcgggcacatacccagtgggaagtgtgcaggaggcagctgatcgatgtttctctctcatcgatgtttctaactatctctctcccttcccctctgtaaaaaatcaataaaatatatttaaaaaaagaaagaaaaagttaagaatTTCAGAATTCAACATTTTAACAAGTCACAATGTTGTACATTATTACTGACTGAAAAGGGGGGCAGTATTTTCTATTATctgtattattaatatttttctttaaattgactcCTTTTCCATAGCCTTATCAGAAATGATCTTCTTAAAACCACAGGTCTGACAAAGTGTTCTACTTTTTCCTAATACACACtgaaatggaaaatggaaaagagcAATATCCACCAAAAGTGGATGAATTCCTTACAGTGGAAAAAAGTCGCTGTGGGCTGAAAACCTTGAGGAAGAGGAATGAAATCAGGATCAAGGGATCCACTGActtggacagacagacaggaaaCGCTAAGGAAATCCAAGGGGAAAATTCTTGCACAGTTTTGGGCAACAGAAAGAGTTCTTTATAGCAAATGTATCTGCTGGATGTGAGAGGCAGTGAAAAGAAGCTGGTGAATGGAGGAAGCCTTGCCAGGGATGCACTGGTACGGATAACGGCCGCTTTGTGGAATCAAACTGGCTCCAAATTTAgaatcttctagagcagtggttctcaaccttcctaatgccatgaccctttaatagagttcctcatgttgtggtgacccccaaccataaaattattttcgttgctacttcataactgtaattttgctagttatgaatggtcatgtaaatatctgatatgcaggatgcattttcagttacaaactgaacataattaaagcatagtgatcaatcacaaaaacaatatgtaattatatatgtgttttccgatggtcttaggcgactcctgtgaaagggtcgttcaacccacaaaggggtcgcgacccagaggttgagaaccactgttctagacggagggagaaagagaggaaagtggGGCAAGTCTGAGGATCTGAGATACAAGTCTGTGGTGCACGGAAGACCCCAGGGAGGACCACCCTGATAGGCAGCAGGAGCCAGAGGCCCAGGCGCTGGTGCCAAGGCAGAGCCACACCCAGGCCTGACCCAGAAGAGATGCCATCACAGCAGAGCACGCAACACCCAGAGGAGCGAAAGCTGACTCTGGAGGGATCGGCCTTTGCCTCACGCACACACCAATGAGCAAAGGTGCTCTCAGGGAAAACCTTTACCTTATCTCCTTCCTTAGTTCCTCTTCTGCTGCTTGATTTTCTCCAGGACAAATCTTTGCCCGGAACCTCCTGTAGTTCTGCTCGCCTCTGCGCTGCGCTTGGTGATGTAACTGCTTCACGCGTGTAGTTAAAGAACTCAGGGAAAAGTCCAGGGGCACGATCTTCTTGTTAATTTTAACAGCGACGTCAACCTGAGACACTGGCATGTTTTGTGTATTAACCGATTTCTGAGGGATGTCAGAACTTAagggaattccttctttttttaaacgcTTGGTGTTTGAGAGATTAGTTGGCTGAGGCCACATTCTAAATTTACATGCACTGTCTTCTGGGTCTAAATGGCATTCCATGTCTGAAAAACGACGCCCAGTTTCAGGCAACTTCTCGCACGACTCCATCTTTTCTTGTGAAGACCTGTCTTCCGGGGAGCTGGCTGCTCGGTCACTGCTGGAGTGACTGCCCATGTCCAGGGTGCTGGACCCCTCCTCTGAGCCTGCGGAGGTACTGCCATGCCCTGTGTCCCTTTCCGCCTCCACTCTGTCCTCTTCCGGACTCATCCCCCCTCCTGGAGGGCCGGACCAGCCTGCGCCTGAGCAGGGCGTCTGGGGGCAGAGGGCGTCTGAAGGCCTGGAAGACGGCACGCTTCTCTTCTGTCTCGGAGAAACCTGCCTGTTCTGAGGCCTGTTCTCTGCTGAGTGACGAAGAGAAAAGGCCTCGCGCAGCCTGGAAATGGTCACcgcccttctctcttctcctggcgtCCCTAGCGAGGCGGGACTCCCCTGCTTCTCGGGCAGAGGCTTTTCCGTCTCTGCCCAGTGCGGTTTCAGTGAGTGGCCTAggcagagaggaacagagggGAGTGTCAGGAATAAGAGGATCAGCGCCACAAAAGAGCAGACACAAATTGAGAAAGCAGGAACACTGTTCGACATTAACCACGTAGAGACAACTGAAAACCTCACATGACGCCCAGGTCTGCTCACCAGAATGGGTAGAATGAAAACACAAGCATTCACGCGGCAAGGATGGAATGGGATGCGTCCACATGGCTGGTGGGAGTGAGGCGGACACACTGCTGTGTAAAGCGCTCTGGGAGAGTCCCCTAAACCTAAACACATGCTTGCCTGGGACCCAGCCTCGCCTCTCCCGTCAGAAACACTTGCCTACACTGGACAAAGCCATGGGTGAGGGTGTTCACCACAGCTTTGTTCAttatagccccaaactggaaactacCCAACTGTAAGGGCCTCCAAAAACTCCCTCCTCCCTCAAAGGAATgagaaaatgggcaaaaactgtCAAGATCAACTTTCTCAGAGCTCTGAAAATGAAAAGGCTTGCACAGCTGAGTTCTGATAAGAACATATCCCTGTGCACTAATGATGATtcgtgttctttcttttttcttttagagagagagaaagggagagagaaatatcaatttgttgctctacacatacacacattcattggttgcctcctgtatgtgccctgaccagggatcaaactcgcaaccttggcatatggggacagcactccaaccaactgagctacctggcccgGGTGCTCCTGTTCTTTTTAAACAGATTACTTTCTAGAGAGACACATCTTTTCTATCTAGAAGAGGAGATTTTATTTCATGTCAAAAGAAACTAAGGAAGGTATCACAGCAGCTATGTTTTAGAAGCTGTTGACATACTTGCAGTTTTTTACCTTCAATATCCAGCAGCGGCTGCTGACTGATGTTCAGTTTGCTGACATCACTATCGAACATTCCTATCAAAGATGTCTTTAAAACTGCCAACAGAAGCTTCTCGTCTTGTAGGAAAATTTGCCTTTTATCTGGAGTAACATTGATATCAACACATCCtaaggcaaaaaaaagaaaagacactgtGTTTAAATTCACCTATAACAACAGAAATTCCACTACCTACTATTTTATTCACTTGTACTGACCAAATGTACTATTAAAGACATTAGTGTCCAAATTATTATTCATAAACTAAAAAATTAGGTCCTTCAAATAAACAAGGAAAAGATGAACCAttttctaaatagaaaaaaatatgcaaagattTCAATGGGTAAGTTGCATAAGAAAAAGAATAAGCAGgtgaaaattctatataataaaagcctaatatgctaagtgtctggtcatctgttcaaccaatcaaagtgtactatgctaatgatatgctaaggccactcaactgctcgctataacgtacactgaccactagggggcagacagtcaactggtcaaccagtcactatgatgtgcactgaccaccagggggcagacgctccaaccggtaggttagcttgctgctggagtctggccaatcggagacgggctggacacgccctggagctctccctggttcctccccagctggttAATCTCCTACATCCCTCTCTGgcccaggtccctccctggccccgattgtgcaccgatgggtcccttggcctggcctgtgccctctcacaacccgggatgactcaggggatgttggagagctggtttcagcccaatggtggaatgaccagtcgctatgacatgcaatgaccaccagggggcagacgctcaatgcaggagctgccccctggtggtcagtgcattcccacacggggaacactgctcagccagaagctgggcttatgactggcgagcacagtggcggtggtgggagcttctcctgcctccacagcagcgctaaggatgtctgaccgaTGGCTTATTTggaaacatcccccaagggctcccggactgtgaggatacaggcctggctgagggcacccctcccactcacctcctcccctgagtgcatgaatttcatgcaccgggcctctagtgtataataaaacTGCAAACTAAAGGAAGATATAACTTTATCACCTACCAAATTTGGTTAAAAAGTATAATACCTAACATATTGTTGGTAGATGTGTAAATTGGTACATCACAATCATTTCCACTAGTGCAGTCATTCtaattctaggaatttatctaaaGGGAATAATCAAATATATAGATAATGATTTAATTATAAGGACAGTATTTAAATTTCCAAAAACTGAAATAAACAAGTTTAAAATGAAGATATATCCATACCCGGGAATATAATAAATGTAGCTATTAAATCATgtttctgaataatttttaatgacatagtgaagaaaatatttatatctaaGGACAAAGAGTACTACACAAAATTACCCAAAATTCTTTTCTCACCCCGAAGTATATGGATAGATACAGAGGTCATTACAAATTTTTAAGGTGTGCACATATGTATTTTCTAAGTACCTAGAAAAAATACTGGATAGCAATaaaccagaatttttaaaatcataagaaaaatattaaataaattaatttctaagTCAGTGAGAACCTTCTCCCTTTGTTGACATGAAAAAGGCACATTTTTCTAATAATACAATTAACACAGTTTCAAGTAGAAAGCAGGAAAATCTGTAGTAAAAATGTAACAAATAAGAGTCTATAAAGTAAAACTGAAggcctattaaaaaaaaaaaaaaaaggctctagccagtctggctcagtggatagagcatcggcctgcagagtgaagggtcccaggttcgattctagtcaagggcacatgcctggtttgcaggctccattcccatccccaattctctctcatcattgacgtttctaactctctctccttctccttccctctctgaaatcaataaaaataaaaatatattttaaaaaaatacatggcCATTAACTGTTACTATAAGAGTCTGTTTCCAGTCATAGCAGAGCTTTATACgttcattgtattattttagGAGTAAGTCACCAGTTTTACTGAAATGTCAGTGGAGCTTACCTGAATCAACAGAAATATTAAGAACAACAAATGGGTACTGATGTCGATTATACATGTGATAGACCTCGTTCACCAGTCTGGAAAcctacaaacaaaacaaagattagAAAAAAGTAAGTGTTTTCCCTTTCCCCAGGGTTCTAACAACATGCTGTTCTAACCCACCACTAAAGGGATACATTTTTAACAGCTTTCGTGAGGTGTAATTGGCCTGCAATAAGTtacacatatttaaagtatacaatcaagataatgaataCATCCATCACCCAAAAATGATTCCTTGTGCCCCTACATCATAGATCCCTAAGACTGAATCTTTTTCCAATATAAAGATGCTCTTGAAGAAATGCCAAACATTGCAGGTGCAGTTTAAATACTCATAAAACACatgccaatggacacagaaatgTATCTGTATGACTTAAAAAGAACTTgcacaaaaaaaaattatacctttGCTGGGTCACATGGCCGCCAATTGATAAAAAAGAATTGTCTGTCCGTTGAACTCCGTCCAACACCATGAGTACAGTGAGAGATGAAACCCGAGATACTGTTCAGTGTGAACAAGGGCAGGAGGCCAGAGTGAAAAGGATTAGAAACGCGTAGAATATGGCACATTCTTgaagtagaaaagaaataaaaacataacaccCGGTGGTCTGCAACTAAGTACTAACGTTTCAGTTAATGTGCATCTATGTTCCATTCCAGTGAGTCATAAGACGGACACGGACCTTCTAGAAGGCTCTAACGCTCCGGTAGAGCAAATCCACCACAGGCAATGGCACGGGTTCAAAACGATTTGCTTCTGCTCTCCTCTCACTTTCCCTATTAAATCCTGGGCCCCCACACAAGGAGTGGGTCCTCACTGCAAACTCACATTCCAGCACCTTCGTGCTGCCCCCACCGGCTAGCCAGGGAATCCGACTATTTGTCACCAGGATTTCTGCCCACATTCCCTGCCCTTTTAAAATCTGCTCTGTTAGCTAAGTTGTATGAACCGAGGTGCTGGTGAGTGCTTATTCCACCTGAGATCAACCTCAGGAATATTTGCATTTCTGTAAGAATGATGCCTTAACATAAATTAATCCCCCGTCTTTAATTCCAGGCATAGGCCAAAGGCCAGTGGAGGGAGAGTAAGCAATACATGCCCCACAGGCCCAGTCTTGCttatgaaaaatgtttatttttcttccattaaaaGTAATGATGCTGGGCTGGACTTCGGGTAAGGCATGAATGAAAGGAAACACAGCCTCCACTGCTCTCTGCCAGATCCCAATAAAGTAAAACATTATAcacaaaatactttattttaatttttctaattgttCACTAAACGTAACCTTTGCTACAAAGACTAATTCAATAGAAAACCCCTAAAACACATCAGTTACCCAGAATATTGTTTGAATTAAGTGACTGACTCCTTCGTATTCATCTCTTTCTCAGTAGTAACACTGCTTACAGGCTTATAATGGACAAAAGAAACTAAAAGCCTTAAAATcactatctttaaaaagaaaaaactaaagaaaaaaaaaacttgattgTCATTTTCTTGGAGGCAATCTACTCACCAAAACTGATTCTGCAGAGCATCTGAGCAGCTGAGCCCGAACTCTTCACAGACGCTGTCACTAGGGGGCAGCTGCACAAAAGGAATGAGGCTCTGCAACTAGAAGAAACCAGGACTCAGTGATTTCCTAACGGACAGAAGGGACCTAACTGCAGAGAGGGAGACGTGAGGGCTCTCATGTTTTCTTTCCTAGTCAACTAACCTCAGTAGGAGCAAAAGGAATTTCGACAGCTGCTTTTtgcattatattaatttttatttttctctagaaaGATGAAATACTTAGCTCCTGCTTATCCATAATCAACATATTGCCCATAATACTTGATATTTCTTCAGACAGAGAgtaagaatattattttattctctacCAGAGTGAAGTAAAACTCGCAGAATTCAACACTAATTTTTGTGACAGATACCCAGTAATATCAGTTCTCAGATTTTATTCTCCATTCTATCGTAAAGGACAACAGGAACCTGCCTTAATCACTAGAGCAGTAAGATATACCTGTTTCTGTCCAAATACAGATCCAATATTGTCCCTTATGCTGGAGCTTCCGCTTGTGCCCACCACAGGCTGTCGTTTTCCTTGTCCCACCTGGTTGGTGCAACTTACACGGACGCCCGAGGAAATGATACAGTACGCGTGGAGGACATGGACCATTTTGGCAAATTCCTGTTTAAAAAGGACAGGCAAAAGACTTAGTAAGAGAACAAGTAGAGAATAAAGCATTC
The sequence above is a segment of the Myotis daubentonii chromosome 5, mMyoDau2.1, whole genome shotgun sequence genome. Coding sequences within it:
- the PMS2 gene encoding mismatch repair endonuclease PMS2 isoform X3, producing MSHFLRLKPGWKVHKCTLALFLVTGSFSTELAKVIKPIDRRSVHQICSGQVVLSLSSAVKELVENSVDAGATNIDLRLKEYGVDLIEVSDNGCGVEEENFEGLTLKHHTSKIQEFADLTQVETFGFRGEALSSLCALSDVTISTCHSSAKVGTRLVFDHNGKITQKTPFPRPRGTTVSVQQLFYTLPVRHKEFQRNIKKEFAKMVHVLHAYCIISSGVRVSCTNQVGQGKRQPVVGTSGSSSIRDNIGSVFGQKQVSRLVNEVYHMYNRHQYPFVVLNISVDSGCVDINVTPDKRQIFLQDEKLLLAVLKTSLIGMFDSDVSKLNISQQPLLDIEGHSLKPHWAETEKPLPEKQGSPASLGTPGEERRAVTISRLREAFSLRHSAENRPQNRQVSPRQKRSVPSSRPSDALCPQTPCSGAGWSGPPGGGMSPEEDRVEAERDTGHGSTSAGSEEGSSTLDMGSHSSSDRAASSPEDRSSQEKMESCEKLPETGRRFSDMECHLDPEDSACKFRMWPQPTNLSNTKRLKKEGIPLSSDIPQKSVNTQNMPVSQVDVAVKINKKIVPLDFSLSSLTTRVKQLHHQAQRRGEQNYRRFRAKICPGENQAAEEELRKEISKTMFAEMEVIGQFNLGFIITKLDADLFIVDQHATDEKYNFEMLQQHTTLQGQRLIRPQTLNLTAVNEAVLIENLEIFRKNGFDFVIDESAPITERAKLVSLPTSKNWTFGPQDIDELIFMLSDSPGVMCRPSRVRQMFASRACRKSVMIGTALNTSEMKKLIAHMGEMDHPWNCPHGRPTMRHIANLDVISQN
- the PMS2 gene encoding mismatch repair endonuclease PMS2 isoform X2, which codes for MSHFLRLKPGWKVHKCTLALFLVTGSFSTELAKVIKPIDRRSVHQICSGQVVLSLSSAVKELVENSVDAGATNIDLRLKEYGVDLIEVSDNGCGVEEENFEGLTLKHHTSKIQEFADLTQVETFGFRGEALSSLCALSDVTISTCHSSAKVGTRLVFDHNGKITQKTPFPRPRGTTVSVQQLFYTLPVRHKEFQRNIKKEFAKMVHVLHAYCIISSGVRVSCTNQVGQGKRQPVVGTSGSSSIRDNIGSVFGQKQLQSLIPFVQLPPSDSVCEEFGLSCSDALQNQFCISGFISHCTHGVGRSSTDRQFFFINWRPCDPAKVSRLVNEVYHMYNRHQYPFVVLNISVDSGCVDINVTPDKRQIFLQDEKLLLAVLKTSLIGMFDSDVSKLNISQQPLLDIEGHSLKPHWAETEKPLPEKQGSPASLGTPGEERRAVTISRLREAFSLRHSAENRPQNRQVSPRQKRSVPSSRPSDALCPQTPCSGAGWSGPPGGGMSPEEDRVEAERDTGHGSTSAGSEEGSSTLDMGSHSSSDRAASSPEDRSSQEKMESCEKLPETGRRFSDMECHLDPEDSACKFRMWPQPTNLSNTKRLKKEGIPLSSDIPQKSVNTQNMPVSQVDVAVKINKKIVPLDFSLSSLTTRVKQLHHQAQRRGEQNYRRFRAKICPGENQAAEEELRKEISKTMFAEMEVIGQFNLGFIITKLDADLFIVDQHATDEKYNFEMLQQHTTLQGQRLIRPQTLNLTAVNEAVLIENLEIFRKNGFDFVIDESAPITERAKLVSLPTSKNWTFGPQDIDELIFMLSDSPGVMCRPSRVRQMFASRACRKSVMIGTALNTSEMKKLIAHMGEMDHPWNCPHGRPTMRHIANLDVISQN
- the PMS2 gene encoding mismatch repair endonuclease PMS2 isoform X5, whose protein sequence is MVHVLHAYCIISSGVRVSCTNQVGQGKRQPVVGTSGSSSIRDNIGSVFGQKQLQSLIPFVQLPPSDSVCEEFGLSCSDALQNQFCISGFISHCTHGVGRSSTDRQFFFINWRPCDPAKVSRLVNEVYHMYNRHQYPFVVLNISVDSGCVDINVTPDKRQIFLQDEKLLLAVLKTSLIGMFDSDVSKLNISQQPLLDIEGHSLKPHWAETEKPLPEKQGSPASLGTPGEERRAVTISRLREAFSLRHSAENRPQNRQVSPRQKRSVPSSRPSDALCPQTPCSGAGWSGPPGGGMSPEEDRVEAERDTGHGSTSAGSEEGSSTLDMGSHSSSDRAASSPEDRSSQEKMESCEKLPETGRRFSDMECHLDPEDSACKFRMWPQPTNLSNTKRLKKEGIPLSSDIPQKSVNTQNMPVSQVDVAVKINKKIVPLDFSLSSLTTRVKQLHHQAQRRGEQNYRRFRAKICPGENQAAEEELRKEISKTMFAEMEVIGQFNLGFIITKLDADLFIVDQHATDEKYNFEMLQQHTTLQGQRLIRPQTLNLTAVNEAVLIENLEIFRKNGFDFVIDESAPITERAKLVSLPTSKNWTFGPQDIDELIFMLSDSPGVMCRPSRVRQMFASRACRKSVMIGTALNTSEMKKLIAHMGEMDHPWNCPHGRPTMRHIANLDVISQN
- the PMS2 gene encoding mismatch repair endonuclease PMS2 isoform X6, yielding MYNRHQYPFVVLNISVDSGCVDINVTPDKRQIFLQDEKLLLAVLKTSLIGMFDSDVSKLNISQQPLLDIEGHSLKPHWAETEKPLPEKQGSPASLGTPGEERRAVTISRLREAFSLRHSAENRPQNRQVSPRQKRSVPSSRPSDALCPQTPCSGAGWSGPPGGGMSPEEDRVEAERDTGHGSTSAGSEEGSSTLDMGSHSSSDRAASSPEDRSSQEKMESCEKLPETGRRFSDMECHLDPEDSACKFRMWPQPTNLSNTKRLKKEGIPLSSDIPQKSVNTQNMPVSQVDVAVKINKKIVPLDFSLSSLTTRVKQLHHQAQRRGEQNYRRFRAKICPGENQAAEEELRKEISKTMFAEMEVIGQFNLGFIITKLDADLFIVDQHATDEKYNFEMLQQHTTLQGQRLIRPQTLNLTAVNEAVLIENLEIFRKNGFDFVIDESAPITERAKLVSLPTSKNWTFGPQDIDELIFMLSDSPGVMCRPSRVRQMFASRACRKSVMIGTALNTSEMKKLIAHMGEMDHPWNCPHGRPTMRHIANLDVISQN
- the PMS2 gene encoding mismatch repair endonuclease PMS2 isoform X4: MERAEALSTELAKVIKPIDRRSVHQICSGQVVLSLSSAVKELVENSVDAGATNIDLRLKEYGVDLIEVSDNGCGVEEENFEGLTLKHHTSKIQEFADLTQVETFGFRGEALSSLCALSDVTISTCHSSAKVGTRLVFDHNGKITQKTPFPRPRGTTVSVQQLFYTLPVRHKEFQRNIKKEFAKMVHVLHAYCIISSGVRVSCTNQVGQGKRQPVVGTSGSSSIRDNIGSVFGQKQVSRLVNEVYHMYNRHQYPFVVLNISVDSGCVDINVTPDKRQIFLQDEKLLLAVLKTSLIGMFDSDVSKLNISQQPLLDIEGHSLKPHWAETEKPLPEKQGSPASLGTPGEERRAVTISRLREAFSLRHSAENRPQNRQVSPRQKRSVPSSRPSDALCPQTPCSGAGWSGPPGGGMSPEEDRVEAERDTGHGSTSAGSEEGSSTLDMGSHSSSDRAASSPEDRSSQEKMESCEKLPETGRRFSDMECHLDPEDSACKFRMWPQPTNLSNTKRLKKEGIPLSSDIPQKSVNTQNMPVSQVDVAVKINKKIVPLDFSLSSLTTRVKQLHHQAQRRGEQNYRRFRAKICPGENQAAEEELRKEISKTMFAEMEVIGQFNLGFIITKLDADLFIVDQHATDEKYNFEMLQQHTTLQGQRLIRPQTLNLTAVNEAVLIENLEIFRKNGFDFVIDESAPITERAKLVSLPTSKNWTFGPQDIDELIFMLSDSPGVMCRPSRVRQMFASRACRKSVMIGTALNTSEMKKLIAHMGEMDHPWNCPHGRPTMRHIANLDVISQN
- the PMS2 gene encoding mismatch repair endonuclease PMS2 isoform X1, which gives rise to MERAEALSTELAKVIKPIDRRSVHQICSGQVVLSLSSAVKELVENSVDAGATNIDLRLKEYGVDLIEVSDNGCGVEEENFEGLTLKHHTSKIQEFADLTQVETFGFRGEALSSLCALSDVTISTCHSSAKVGTRLVFDHNGKITQKTPFPRPRGTTVSVQQLFYTLPVRHKEFQRNIKKEFAKMVHVLHAYCIISSGVRVSCTNQVGQGKRQPVVGTSGSSSIRDNIGSVFGQKQLQSLIPFVQLPPSDSVCEEFGLSCSDALQNQFCISGFISHCTHGVGRSSTDRQFFFINWRPCDPAKVSRLVNEVYHMYNRHQYPFVVLNISVDSGCVDINVTPDKRQIFLQDEKLLLAVLKTSLIGMFDSDVSKLNISQQPLLDIEGHSLKPHWAETEKPLPEKQGSPASLGTPGEERRAVTISRLREAFSLRHSAENRPQNRQVSPRQKRSVPSSRPSDALCPQTPCSGAGWSGPPGGGMSPEEDRVEAERDTGHGSTSAGSEEGSSTLDMGSHSSSDRAASSPEDRSSQEKMESCEKLPETGRRFSDMECHLDPEDSACKFRMWPQPTNLSNTKRLKKEGIPLSSDIPQKSVNTQNMPVSQVDVAVKINKKIVPLDFSLSSLTTRVKQLHHQAQRRGEQNYRRFRAKICPGENQAAEEELRKEISKTMFAEMEVIGQFNLGFIITKLDADLFIVDQHATDEKYNFEMLQQHTTLQGQRLIRPQTLNLTAVNEAVLIENLEIFRKNGFDFVIDESAPITERAKLVSLPTSKNWTFGPQDIDELIFMLSDSPGVMCRPSRVRQMFASRACRKSVMIGTALNTSEMKKLIAHMGEMDHPWNCPHGRPTMRHIANLDVISQN